In Drosophila bipectinata strain 14024-0381.07 chromosome 2R, DbipHiC1v2, whole genome shotgun sequence, one genomic interval encodes:
- the LOC108124956 gene encoding seminase, whose amino-acid sequence MRCFLRSGAPLLLLVLQLQLLGAPTPAVGQKVQPRIVGGTTTTQSAVGGYVLNLRYDGSFYCGGSLVTSMYVVTAAHCLSGYKASRMTVQGGVSKLTQRGVVRGVAKYFIPASFRNSTLNMDVGVIRLQRAMTGSNIRTISLCRVQWRSGDYMRVSGWGITRSKNTSPSTQLRTVRIKLIRKNVCQAAYQYRDTLSGSTFCARSAGKDSCSGDSGGGVIYKKQLCGIVSWGLGCANAKYPGVYTSVHRARSFIVSSMKK is encoded by the coding sequence ATGAGGTGCTTCCTTCGCTCCGGAGCACCGCTCTTGTTACTAGTCCTGCAATTGCAACTGCTTGGTGCACCCACACCTGCAGTCGGCCAAAAGGTGCAACCACGCATCGTGGgcggcaccaccaccacccagtCCGCAGTGGGCGGCTACGTGCTGAACCTGCGCTACGATGGCTCCTTCTATTGCGGCGGCTCCCTGGTGACCTCCATGTACGTGGTGACGGCGGCGCACTGCCTTAGCGGCTACAAGGCCTCCCGGATGACCGTCCAGGGCGGAGTGAGCAAGCTCACCCAGAGGGGCGTTGTCCGCGGCGTGGCCAAGTACTTCATTCCGGCCAGCTTTAGAAACTCTACTCTCAACATGGACGTGGGAGTGATCCGGCTGCAGAGAGCCATGACGGGCAGCAACATCCGGACCATATCCCTCTGCAGGGTGCAGTGGCGCTCTGGCGACTACATGCGCGTCTCCGGCTGGGGAATCACGCGCTCCAAGAACACCAGTCCGTCCACCCAGCTGCGTACAGTGCGGATCAAGCTCATTCGGAAGAACGTCTGCCAGGCGGCCTACCAGTACCGGGACACCCTGTCCGGGTCCACCTTCTGTGCCCGGTCCGCCGGCAAGGACAGTTGCTCCGGTGACTCGGGCGGCGGGGTGATCTACAAAAAGCAGCTCTGCGGCATCGTCTCCTGGGGCCTGGGCTGCGCGAACGCCAAGTATCCCGGTGTCTACACCAGTGTCCATAGGGCGCGCAGCTTCATCGTGAGCTCCATGAAGAAGTGA